One region of Quercus lobata isolate SW786 chromosome 2, ValleyOak3.0 Primary Assembly, whole genome shotgun sequence genomic DNA includes:
- the LOC115975312 gene encoding KAT8 regulatory NSL complex subunit 3: protein MASSPPLSPPSPSSTLGKLSPVVVFAHGAGAPSSSDWMIRWKEKLGKALNAVEVVTFDYPYISGGKRRAPPKAEKLVEFHSDIVKKTVAKYPGHPLILAGKSMGSRVSCMVACEEDIGASAIVCLGYPLKGMNGAVRDETLLQVTVPIMFVQGSKDTLCPLEKLEAVRKKLKPSIGLHVIDGGDHSFKIGKKHLQTKGSTQDAAEDLAVQAIAAFLSKSTGAS, encoded by the exons ATGGCTTCGTCACCTCCTTTATCACCACCATCACCATCTTCAACACTCGGGAAGTTATCCCCTGTGGTCGTCTTCGCTCATGGTGCTGGTGCTCCTTCCTCTTCTGATTGGATGATTAG ATGGAAAGAAAAGTTGGGCAAGGCGCTGAATGCTGTGGAAGTAGTTACTTTTGACTACCCTT ACATTTCTGGTGGGAAACGAAGGGCTCCCCCCAAGGCAGAAAAATTGGTTGAGTTTCACTCAGATATTGTTAAAAAGACCGTTGCTAAGTACCCTGGGCATCCGCTGATTTTGGCAGGGAAATCCATGGGATCAAG agtcAGCTGCATGGTGGCTTGTGAGGAAGATATTGGTGCTTCAGCAATAGTTTGCTTGGGATACCCGCTAAAG GGGATGAATGGAGCTGTGCGAGATGAAACGCTGTTGCAAGTTACGGTTCCTATAATGTTTGTACAG GGTAGCAAAGACACTCTGTGTCCACTGGAAAAGCTGGAAGCTGTTCGTAAGAAGTTGAAACCAAGTATTGGTTTGCATGTAATTGATGGTGGTGACCACTCCTTCAAGATTGGAAAGAAGCACCTTCAAACCAAGGGGTCAACCCAAGATGCAGCTGAAGATCTTGCTGTTCAGGCCATTGCAGCATTTTTATCCAAGTCTACTGGAGCAAGTTAA